From the genome of Parasteatoda tepidariorum isolate YZ-2023 chromosome X1, CAS_Ptep_4.0, whole genome shotgun sequence, one region includes:
- the LOC107455237 gene encoding uncharacterized protein yields MSPEQMKAIALETIEQRFPAEEWIHIYTDGSLTVRDQGAGVGIFSKLFSFYLPVGAYSTHFDGELKAIQVALQKLSLIQNSFKKAVILSYSTSAMQAISFYQECKNILVKLCQEIMKELSHKISFKWVPSHCGIYGNEMVDMLAKRGAAVLQNPKTKGNLHCIKLLTSLIYQKTLRNFATRVCDGKPWSALLTNSAFIPDHQRSVAVAAFRLLTGHDCLQNHLFRIGLADSPLCVICDSGRPMTAEHLDECKVLTDFVYFNAIGKQEV; encoded by the coding sequence ATGAGTCCAGAGCAAATGAAAGCTATTGCGTTGGAAACAATTGAGCAGCGATTTCCTGCTGAGGAATGGATACATATATACACGGATGGTTCTCTGACCGTTAGGGACCAGGGGGCTGGAGTTGGAATTTTTAGCAAGCTTTTCAGTTTCTACTTACCCGTAGGGGCTTACTCCACGCATTTTGATGGAGAACTGAAAGCCATCCAGGTGGCACTTCAAAAACTATCATTGATACAGAACTCTTTCAAGAAAGCAGTTATCCTTTCATATTCAACTTCAGCAATGCAGGCCATCTCTTTTTATCAAGAGTGTAAGAACATATTAGTCAAGCTGTGCCAGGAAATCATGAAAGAACTTTCCCACAAGATATCTTTTAAATGGGTACCCTCACACTGCGGTATTTATGGAAATGAGATGGTAGATATGCTTGCCAAAAGAGGAGCTGCGGTTCTCCAAAACCCCAAAACTAAAGGAAACCTCCATTGCATTAAACTGCTGACATCACTCATATATCAAAAGACACTTAGAAATTTTGCCACTCGGGTTTGCGATGGCAAGCCTTGGAGTGCTCTTTTAACAAACTCAGCTTTTATTCCTGACCACCAGCGATCAGTTGCGGTTGCAGCTTTTAGACTATTAACGGGGCATGACTGTCTACAGAATCATTTATTTCGCATTGGACTAGCTGATTCACCTTTGTGTGTTATATGTGATAGTGGACGGCCAATGACGGCAGAACATTTGGACGAGTGTAAAGTACTGACAGATTTTGTATACTTCAACGCTATTGGCAAGCAAGAAGTTTAA